In bacterium, the following proteins share a genomic window:
- a CDS encoding Gfo/Idh/MocA family oxidoreductase, with protein sequence MDRIRAAVVGAGYISEGYHCPALKRLTQKYPGLELAAICDTSAVRAETAAARFGFAAWYDSPDEMLKKEKLDAVWVLVPPAVIPEVALKFIDREIPLLLEKPPGLGSADVERLIEAVEKKKLTHVVALNRRFIPLVQRLKEIISAPGAPALHAVEGQMLRCGRTDADFGYSTAVHAIDTLRFLGGDVSAVEVRKLELAGNVRPSYFVDYSYRSGAHGRLTVLPEAGLALERYTVHAHGATTILECPLDWTVDYPGRLLHYNGRDRHFVQDSRVFPPGDPAEVTGFLGESQHFIDCLLKGATPSPSLAECLQSIRIAECVMAGKSARF encoded by the coding sequence TTGGATCGGATACGAGCAGCCGTAGTGGGTGCGGGCTATATCAGCGAGGGCTACCACTGCCCCGCGCTCAAGCGCCTGACCCAGAAATACCCGGGCCTGGAGTTGGCCGCGATCTGCGACACCTCGGCCGTCAGGGCCGAGACCGCGGCCGCGCGTTTCGGGTTCGCCGCCTGGTACGACAGCCCGGATGAAATGCTGAAGAAAGAGAAGCTGGACGCTGTCTGGGTCCTGGTGCCGCCGGCGGTGATCCCGGAGGTCGCGCTCAAGTTCATCGACCGCGAGATACCGCTGCTGCTGGAGAAGCCCCCGGGGCTCGGCAGCGCGGATGTCGAACGCCTGATCGAGGCGGTTGAGAAAAAGAAACTGACTCATGTGGTGGCGCTTAACCGCAGGTTCATCCCCCTTGTGCAGCGGCTCAAGGAAATAATCAGCGCCCCGGGCGCCCCGGCGCTGCACGCCGTCGAGGGCCAGATGCTGCGCTGCGGGCGCACGGATGCCGATTTCGGCTACAGCACCGCCGTGCACGCCATCGACACCCTGCGTTTCCTGGGTGGCGATGTCTCGGCCGTGGAGGTGCGCAAGCTGGAGCTGGCCGGCAATGTGCGGCCCTCCTATTTCGTCGATTACAGCTACCGTTCCGGGGCGCACGGACGGCTGACTGTCCTGCCCGAGGCCGGCCTGGCCCTGGAGCGCTACACAGTTCACGCCCACGGGGCCACCACGATCCTGGAATGCCCCCTGGACTGGACCGTGGACTACCCGGGACGCCTCCTACACTACAACGGACGGGACCGGCATTTCGTGCAGGACAGCCGAGTGTTCCCTCCCGGCGACCCGGCCGAGGTGACCGGTTTCCTGGGCGAGAGCCAGCATTTCATCGACTGCCTGCTCAAGGGAGCGACACCCTCGCCCTCGCTGGCCGAGTGCCTGCAGTCGATCCGCATCGCCGAATGTGTGATGGCGGGCAAGTCGGCGCGGTTCTAA
- a CDS encoding DUF6485 family protein, producing MDCKNLSSNLKDCNCTYEPCSRKGKCCECIAYHRRNDELPACYFSAAQERTYDRSIVYFVRCNQR from the coding sequence GTGGACTGTAAAAATCTCAGCTCCAACCTGAAAGACTGCAACTGCACCTACGAGCCATGCAGCCGCAAGGGCAAATGCTGCGAGTGCATCGCCTACCACCGCCGCAACGATGAGCTGCCGGCCTGCTATTTCAGCGCGGCCCAGGAGCGGACCTACGACCGCTCGATTGTCTATTTCGTGCGCTGCAACCAACGCTGA